CTCACCCAGGATGGCGCGCGAGGCCGGCACCGCGGTGGCCGGATCGGTGGCCACCACCCCCACGTCGGTGAATGTCAGCGCGCGCCAAGCGCCGTAGTCGCGCATGCTCAAGACGTCGCGCATCAGCGAGATGCCGGTGAGCTTCGCACCCCCCACCTTGAGGCCGCGGTGCGCCAGGTGCCGCACGATCTGGCAGGCCGCCAGCGTCTTGCCGGCGTTCATGCACGTGCCGGCCACGAACACCACCGGGGCGCGGCCTTCCAGCGCTTCCGCGGGCGGCAGCGCGTTCATGGAAATGTGCGCGGGCACCCCCGAGCGGCTCTGGAACGTGGGGAACGCCAGCACCGAGCCCAGCACTTCCGCGCGGAACGGCTCGCCCACTTCCGGGTTGTGCGAGACGCAGTGGCCCAGCACCCCGCCCAGGTTCAGCACGTGCACCGTCTCGCCCACCGCCAGCTTCTCCGGCACCACGCCGGAGTAGCCGTGCAGCGCGTTGCGGTGCCCCAGCGCCCCGGCAATGACGTCGCCGCCATGCAGGAAGCTCATCCGGCCGTGCACGTCCTCGAGCTGGTTGTAGGTGCCCTTCTCGCCCAGGATGCGCACCGCCAGCACCGCGCCGGCGCGGCAGTCCACCTTCGGGGAGACCACCACGTCGGGAGCCAGACGGCAGTTGCGGGTGACCGAGGCGATCTTGTCCAGGCGGACCCGCGACTCGCTCATGCCGCCCCCGCGGACGTCGGCACCGGCGCGCCGTTCGGAGCCTGGCCGCCGGCGGTCCCGGCCACGCTGCGGTCCCGGCGCGCCGCCAGCGCCTCCTGCAGCGCGTAGAGCCGGCAGAAGCCCTGCGCGTCGCGGCCGTCCCACAGGTGGTTCTCCTCGCCGTAGAGCGCCACGTCCGACTGCAGCAGCGAGTGCGCGCTGCGCACGCCCTCCACCGAGGCCTGTCCCTTGAACAGCCGCACCCGCACCGTGCCGCTGACGTGCTGCTGCGTGGATTCCAGGAACGCTTCCAGGTCCCGCATCAGCGGGTCGAAGTAGTGCCCCTCGTGCAGCATCGAGCCGTACAGGTTACCCAGCGTCTCCTTCCAGTTCTGCTGCGCGCGCGTGAGCACCAGCTTCTCCAGTTCGCGGTGCGCGGTGATCAAGGTCACCGCGGCGGGCGCCTCGAAGCCCACGCGGCCCTTGATGCCCAGGATGGTGTCGCCCAGGTGCACGCCACGGCCCACGCCGTGCGCGCCGGCGCGCGCCGCCGTTTCGAGCAGCGCGTCCACCGGGGACAGGGCGCGGCCGTCCACGGCCACGGGCACGCCCTGCGCGAATTCCAGCGTGAGCCGCTCGGGCGCGTCCGGCCAGAACGCGGGCGGCGCGGTGGCCGGGTAGGCGTCGTCGGGGATGGTGGCGTCGCTGTCGTGCGTGGGGCCGCCGCCCACGGTGTTGCCCCACAGGCCGCGATTGATGGAGAAGCGCTTCGCCTCCTCGGGGACCGGCAGCCCGGCGTCACCCAGGCGCGCCGCCGCACGGGCGCGGGCCAGCCCCGACTCGCGGATCGGCGCGATGAGCCGCAGTTGCGGCGCCAGCACCTTGAAGGCCACGTCGAAGCGCACCTGGTCGTTGCCCGCGCCGGTGGAGCCGTGCGCGATGGCGGTGGCGCCCAGTTCCAGCGCGGCGAGTGCCACGGCTTCCGCCTGCGCCACGCGCTCGGCCGCCACGCACAGCGGGTAGACCTGCCCGCGGAGCACGTTGCCGTACACCAGGTAGCGCAGGAACCGGTCGAACAGGCGCGGGCGCACGTCGAGGGTGCGGTGGCTGGCCGCCCCCAGGATGTGCGCGCGCTTCTCGAGGTCGGCCAGCTCGGCGGCGCTGAAGCCGCCGGTGTCGGCGGTCACGGTGTGCACCTCGAGCCCGTAGTCTTCATGCAGCGCGACGCAGCAGTAGCTGGTGTCGAGCCCGCCGGAGAATGCCAGCGCCACGCGAGGCTTCATGTCGTTCTTCCCTTTCCAAGGTTGCGCAGCCACGCCAGCAGGCGGCCCTGGTCGGCCCGGCTGCGCACGGCGCGGAAGCTGGTGTCGTCGCCCGCCAGGCTGCCGACGAGCTCGGTCCGTCCCGCGCGGTCCACGTAGCTTGCGGCCAGCGGCGCCCCGCCCGGGGGCGTGCGGATGATGATCAGGTTCGCGCCCACCGGGACCGCGGCGCGCAGCGCCTCCACCTCGGGGACCTCCGGCGCCGCCGGGGCCGATCCCCGAACCGGGGCGGTCAGCGCGTAGCGCCCCCGCACCTTCACGATTCCCAGTTCCCGTATGTCCCGGCTCAGGCTGGCCTGGGTCCCGCGCACCCCCGCCTGCGCCAGTTCCTGGGACAACTCCGCCTGGCTGGCCACCGCGTGCCGCCGGACCACCCTCAGAATGGCGGCCTGCCGGCGGCCCTTCTCGGTCGTCATGTCGCCTCCCGATGGTTGGATGCTGGATAAGTCACTATCGGATGAATATATTTCCATTCTCGGCGCGGGTCAAGCCGAATTTCCGGCCTTTCCCGGGCTCCGGGTGGCGGACCGCGCCCCCACCCGTGCTAGAATGTGCGCTCGCCATCCACGGAGGAGGATCCCGACCCATGTCCCCCACACCCCGGGCACACCCGGGCCGCGGTGCGCAGCCTCCCCGGGGCCGCGCCGGGGGGCCCGCAGAGGTGAACGGCGACCCGGGCGGGCGCCGCCTCATGCGGGCCGCGTGGGCCCTGGCCGCGGCGCTGGGCGCCGCCCTGGTGTGGATGGCGCTGGGCCGGCACCCGGTGGGCGACTATTTCGCGGAGAGCGATTTCTACGGCGCCTACGCCGACGGCGCCCGCCTGCTGCAGCACGGCCACCTGGACGCCTCGCGCTACGCCGTGATCGGCCCGGTGTACGAGGCCCTGCTGGCCCTGGCGGGCTTCCTCGTGACCGACTTGTTCCGGGCCGCGCAGCTGCTCTCCGCGCTTGCCGCGGTGGCCTGCGTGCTGCTGTGGCACCGCCTGCTTCGCCGCGTGGCGGACGGGCGCGTGGCGCTGCTGGCGGTGGCCTTCGTGGCCCTCAACCCCCATTTCTTCCACTACGGCTATGCCGCGTGCACCGACCTGCCGGCCGTGGCGCTCCAGGCGGCCGCGCTGTGCCTCCTGGTGCGCTCGTGGGCCCCGGGTCCGGGGGCAGTCGCCCCCTCCGCCGGGGAGCCCCACCCCCGGGCCTCCGGATCCCCCACCAGGGAGGCCCGCGCCGAGGCATCCACGCACATCGTGCTCGCCGCGTGCGCCGGCCTCGTGGCCGCACTGGCGTTCCTCACCCGCTACAATGCCGTCTACCTGCTCCCGGCGGGCATCGCCGCGATCGCGTGGCGGGCCGCTCCCGGCCGCCGCGCGCGGAGCGCGCTGCTCTTCGCGGTGTGCTTCCTGGCACCCGTGGCGGCGTGGACCGCCTTCTGCCTGGCGAACGGCGTGCGCTTCCAGTTCCAGCTCCATCACGACGTGGCCGCAGAGGTGTTCGCGCACGCCCGCAACGTGTCCTGGGACGACTACGCCGCCACCCTGCAGCCTCGCTTCCGCACCCCCTGGGACGTGCTGGCCTACGACCCGGTCGCGGTGGCCGCGCGCCTGGCGTGGAACACGTTCGACCACCTGCGCCTCGATGCGCGCGACGTGCTGGGATGGGTCCCGGCCGCCTGCGCCGCGGCCGGCGTGCTCCTCTCGTGGACCGATCCCGCGCTGCGCCGGCTGCGTCCGGTCACGCTGGCGGGCGCGTGTCTTTACCTCACGCTGGTGCCGGTGTTCCACTCCGCGCGCTACTCGGTGGCGCTGGTGCCCTTCTACGCCGCGCTGGCCGCGGGAGCGCTGCTCGCGCCCCGGTTCGCGCCGCGGGGCGGCCGGGGGGTCGGCGGCTGGCTCCGGCCGCTCGTGGCCCTGCTGCCGCTGGCATTCACCGCGGCCGCGTGCGTGCGCACCCAGGCTGCGGTCACGGCCTCGCTCCCGGTGGAGATCCTCGAAGTGGCACGCACCCTCCGCCCGGAGATCCGGGCCGGGGATCGGGTGGTGGCGCGCAAGGCGCACCTGGGCTACTACGCCGGCCTGCGCACCGAGATGTTCCCGGCGGTGACCACTCTGCCCGAGCTGGCCGCCTTCGCCCGGGCCCGCGGCGCGCGCTGGCTGTACTTCTCCTTCACC
The DNA window shown above is from Candidatus Eisenbacteria bacterium and carries:
- the argG gene encoding argininosuccinate synthase → MKPRVALAFSGGLDTSYCCVALHEDYGLEVHTVTADTGGFSAAELADLEKRAHILGAASHRTLDVRPRLFDRFLRYLVYGNVLRGQVYPLCVAAERVAQAEAVALAALELGATAIAHGSTGAGNDQVRFDVAFKVLAPQLRLIAPIRESGLARARAAARLGDAGLPVPEEAKRFSINRGLWGNTVGGGPTHDSDATIPDDAYPATAPPAFWPDAPERLTLEFAQGVPVAVDGRALSPVDALLETAARAGAHGVGRGVHLGDTILGIKGRVGFEAPAAVTLITAHRELEKLVLTRAQQNWKETLGNLYGSMLHEGHYFDPLMRDLEAFLESTQQHVSGTVRVRLFKGQASVEGVRSAHSLLQSDVALYGEENHLWDGRDAQGFCRLYALQEALAARRDRSVAGTAGGQAPNGAPVPTSAGAA
- a CDS encoding arginine repressor, producing the protein MTTEKGRRQAAILRVVRRHAVASQAELSQELAQAGVRGTQASLSRDIRELGIVKVRGRYALTAPVRGSAPAAPEVPEVEALRAAVPVGANLIIIRTPPGGAPLAASYVDRAGRTELVGSLAGDDTSFRAVRSRADQGRLLAWLRNLGKGRTT
- a CDS encoding glycosyltransferase family 39 protein — encoded protein: MSPTPRAHPGRGAQPPRGRAGGPAEVNGDPGGRRLMRAAWALAAALGAALVWMALGRHPVGDYFAESDFYGAYADGARLLQHGHLDASRYAVIGPVYEALLALAGFLVTDLFRAAQLLSALAAVACVLLWHRLLRRVADGRVALLAVAFVALNPHFFHYGYAACTDLPAVALQAAALCLLVRSWAPGPGAVAPSAGEPHPRASGSPTREARAEASTHIVLAACAGLVAALAFLTRYNAVYLLPAGIAAIAWRAAPGRRARSALLFAVCFLAPVAAWTAFCLANGVRFQFQLHHDVAAEVFAHARNVSWDDYAATLQPRFRTPWDVLAYDPVAVAARLAWNTFDHLRLDARDVLGWVPAACAAAGVLLSWTDPALRRLRPVTLAGACLYLTLVPVFHSARYSVALVPFYAALAAGALLAPRFAPRGGRGVGGWLRPLVALLPLAFTAAACVRTQAAVTASLPVEILEVARTLRPEIRAGDRVVARKAHLGYYAGLRTEMFPAVTTLPELAAFARARGARWLYFSFTESQSRFDFWYLLDSTATVPGLTLRAATRRGTGRLYFIGPEFGALPAWFASDTLRALHHARTALAVDSTDVRARIRVADALLAMGELRQARAELDLVLSLAPADADARRIDADLAARELAAVAPHR